The following is a genomic window from Amycolatopsis cihanbeyliensis.
TCGAGACAGGTGCGCAGCTCGGGAGGCAGCGGCGGCAGCTCGGGAAGGGTGTCGACGGGGACGTCCACTGTCCAGTTCACGACCATCAGGATAGGGCTCCATGGCCCGGCCCTGTGAGCCGACTGGAAAAAGTGAATGCGGCATGGACATCCCCGCCGCCCGCTGGTGGACTGCCGCGGTTACATGGCAGCCGCCCGCTCGTACAGCTCCTGGGCCTCGGCGCCGAAGTAGGGGCCGAACAGGTAGCCGGGCAGGAAGGTGTAGCCGAAGCTGTTCACCGAGCTCTGCACCCCGAGCCCGGTCGCCTCGTCGAACCGCAGGAACCACGGCCCGCCGCTGGACCCGCCGGTCATGTCACAGCTCATGCCGTGATCGGAGCTGAGCAGGAAGTCGGTGAAGGTGCTCCCGCTGCAGTGGATCAGCGTGCTCCCGTCGTACGGGTCGGCCGCGGGGTAGCCGAAGGCATACATGTCCTGGTCACGCTGCTGATTGAAGGCCACACCCTGACCGCCGACCACGTCGGTGAGGCTCCGCCCGTCCAGCGGCTCCACCACGGCCGCGCCCACGTCGTGGTTGATGTCCTCGCTCGCCTCCCACTGCGGGGTGGTCAGCGTGGCCTTCGCCACCCATTCGCCGAAGGGTGCCTGCCCGTCGTCGTAACCGGGGACGAAGATCCAGTCTGTGTGCCAGGTGCCCTGGTACTTGACGCAGTGCCCGGCCGTCAGCGCCACGCTGCGGTTACCGCTGGTGACGGCGTCCCCACTACAGGAAGCCGCGCGCCCGTCCATGGTGAAGAACACCCGGCCCGCGGTCTGGGCCACCGCGCCGCCGCCCGCCCACGGCTCGCCCGTGGTCGGGAAGGTCGCCACACTCGGCGGCACCACCGTGGGCGCCCCCGCGGCCACGGTGGCTCCCGCGGCACCGGCGGCCCGCGGCGTGGCCAGCGGCGGGTCCAGCGGGACGGCGGAGGCCATCCGTTCCGGGGTCCAGAAGTCGGTCACCGCCTGTGCCGGTCCCGCCAGGTGCCGCACGGCGGTGGTGTCCGCGGCGGCGGGAACGGTGGACGCGGTCAGGGCCAGCGCGGCCGCCGCCAGTAACGCTCCGGGCCGGGAAAGGTATCGCTTCATGACGCCTCACCTCTCACCGCCGAACCGCATCCGGCGGCTTAGCAGGGATCAAGTGAATTGTCGTCGCGCCAGTAACTAGGATTTCGACGGTAATCGACCGGCTACACAATGTTCAATACGCTGTTCGGCCGCAGAACCCGTGCTCCGGAAGGCGCAGTCAGATCGCGGCGAGTGGCAGGGCGGTGGGATGCACGGGCGCCGGAAGCTCCGAGGCTCCGGTGAGATACGAGTCGACCGCGTGCGCGACCGAACGGCCCTCCGCGATCGCCCACACGATCAGCGAGGCACCCCGGTGCGCGTCCCCGCACACGAAGACGCCCGGTGCCGAGGTCTGCCAGTCCGGCCCGCAGGACAGCGTGCCCCGCGGGCTCAGCGGGAGCTCGAGGTCGTCGAGCAGGCGCATCCGCTCCACGCCCTCGAACCCGATGGCCAGCAGCACCAGATCGGCGGGGATCTCCTCCACCTCGTCACTGACCGGCACGACCTCGCGGCGCCCGGTCTCCCGGTTCCGGCCGACCCGCACCCGTTGCAGTGCGATCGCCCGCAGCCGGCCGTGCTCGTCGCCGACGAACCGCTTGACCGCCACCGCGAACCTGCGCTCACCCTTCTCCTCGTGCACCGGGTAGGTGCGCAGGATGTACGGCCAGGTCGGCCACGGCGATCGCTCATCATCCCTTGTGGACGGTGGAAGCGGGTACTGGTCGAGCTGGGTGACCGAGAGCGCGCCCTGCCGGGTCGCGGTGCCGTAGCAGTCCGCCCCGGTGTCCCCGCCCCCGATGATCACCACATGCTTGCCGGCGGCATCGATCGTGGTGGGCCCGTCGCCCTCGCACTGCTTGTTGGCCGGCACCAGGTGCTCCATGGCCAGGTGCACACCGGCGAGTTCCCTGCCGGGCGTGCTGGTGTCGTCCCGCCCGCGCAGCGCACCCACGGCAAGCACCACCGCGTCGAAGCGCTCGCGCAGCTCCTCCACCGTCAGGTCGACGCCCACCTCGCAGTGTGTCACGAAGGTGGTGCCTTCCTTCCGCAGCTGCGCCAGCCTGCGGTCCAGCACCTTCTTCTCCATCTTGAACTCGGGGATGCCGTACCGCAGCAGCCCGCCGAGCCGGTCGTCCCGTTCGAACACGGTGACCTCGTGCCCCGCCCTGGTCAGCTGCTGCGCCGCGGCCAGCCCGGCCGGACCGGAACCGACCACGGCCACCCGTTGCCCGGTGGCCACCGTGGCGGACTGCGGGCGCACGTGGCCCGCTTCCCAGGACTGGTCGGCAATGGTGGCCTCGACCCGCTTGATCGCCACCGGCCCGCCGGCCAGCGGGGAGATGGAGAGCACGCAACCGGCCTCGCACGGCGCGGGGCACAGCTTCCCGGTGAACTCGGGGAAGTTGTTCGTGGCGTGCAGCCGTTCGCTCGCCGCAGCCCAGTCGCCGCGACGCACCAGGTCGTTCCACTCCGGAATCAGGTTGCCCAGCGGGCAGCCCGCGCTTCCGGAATGGCAGAACGGGACACCGCAGTCCATGCACCGGGCGGCCTGCACCCGCACCTGCTCGTTGCGCTCGTCCTGGCCGAGGTCGGCATAGACCTCCTGCCAGTCGTGCACCCGCTCGTCCTTCGGCCGCTTCGGCGGCTCCTGGCGTTCGTAGCTGAGAAAACCGGTCGGATCAGCCACGAGCCGCCTCCATCATCGCCTCGTCGACGTCGCGGCCCGCCGCACGCGCCGCCCGCGCGGCGGCCAGCGCGCGCTGGTAGTCGCGCGGCATGACCTTGGTGAAGGAGGCCGAGCGGCGCGGCCAGTCCCCGAGCAGCGAGGCCGCGACGGCCGAACCGGTCGCGTCGTGGTGCCGCCGGACGACATCCTTCAACCAGGCGAGGTCCGCCGAGTCGGGGTCCTGCAGTTCCACCATGGCGTCGTTCACCCGGGCCCGGTCCAGGTCCAGCACGTAGGCCACCCCGCCGGACATCCCGGCCGCGAGGTTGCGGCCGGTCGGCCCGAGCACCACCGCCCGGCCGCCGGTCATGTACTCGAAGGCGTGGTCGCCGACGCCCTCCGCGACGGCAAGGGCGCCCGAGTTGCGCACGCAGAACCGCTCCCCGACCTGGCCGCGCAGGAACAGCTCCCCGCCGGTCGCCCCGTAGGCGATGGTGTTGCCCGCGATGACCTGCCGTTCCGCGGCGAAGGCCGCGTCCACCGCCGGCTGGACGATGATCCGTCCGCCGGAGAGCCCCTTTCCGACGTAGTCGTTGGCGTCCCCGACCAGGTCCAGGGTGATCCCCGCGGGCAGGAAGGCACCGAGGGACTGCCCGGCCGACCCGGTGAGCGTCACCCGGATCGTGTCCGGCGGCAGGCCCGAACTGCCGTAGCGGCGGGTGATCTCCGAACCGAGCAGGGTGCCCACGGTCCGGTTCACGTTGCGCACCGGCAGCTCGATGTTCACCCGGTGCGCGTCCTCCAGCGCGGCCTCGGCGAGCTGGATCAGGGTGCGGTCCAGCGCGTGCTCGAGCCCGTGGTCCTGCTCGCGCACCCTGCGCCGGGACCCCCCGTACGGGGTGTTCGCGGGCATGGTGAACACCGGCTCCAGGTCGAGCCCACTTGCCTTCCAGTGCTGGACCGCCTCGTCGGTGTCCAGCGCGTCGGCCCGCCCGATCGCCTCGTCCAGCGAGCGGAAGCCCAGCTCGGCAAGGATCTCCCGCACCTCCTGCGCCACGAACCGGAAGTAGTTGACCACGTGCTCGGCCTGGCCGGTGTAGCGCTTGCGCAGCTCGGGGCTCTGCGTGGCCACCCCCACCGGGCAGGTGTCCAGGTGACACACCCGCATCATCACGCACCCGGCCACGATCAGCGGGGCGGTGGCGAAACCGTACTCCTCGGCGCCCAGCAGGGCGGCGACCACCACGTCACGGCCGGTCTTCATGCCGCCGTCCACCTGCACCACGATCCGGTCCCGCAACCCGTTCAGCAGCAGGGTCTGCTGGGTCTCGGCGAGGCCGATCTCCCACGGCGTCCCGGCATGCTTGAGCGAGTTCATCGGGGACGCACCGGTACCGCCGTCGTGCCCGGAGATGAGCACCGCGTCGGCGTGTGCCTTGGACACCCCGGCGGCGACCGTGCCGACCCCGAGCGAGCTGACCAGCTTGACGCTGATCCGCGCGCGCTCGTTGGCGTTCTTCAGGTCGTGGATGAGCTGCGCCAGGTCCTCGATCGAGTAGATGTCGTGGTGCGGTGGCGGGGAGATCAGCCCGACGCCCGGCGTGGAGTGCCGGGTGCGCGCGATCCACGGGTACACCTTGTTCGGCGGGAGCTGCCCGCCCTCGCCCGGTTTGGCGCCCTGGGCCATCTTGATCTGGATGTCGTCGGCGTGCACCAGGTACTCGCTGGTCACCCCGAACCGTCCACTCGCGACCTGCTTGATCGAGCTGCGCCGTTCGGGATCGTACAGCCGCTCGGCGTCCTCGCCGCCCTCGCCGGTGTTGGACCGGCCACCGATCTGGTTCATCGCGATGGCCAACGTCTGGTGCGCCTCCATCGAGATGGAGCCGTAGGACATCGCGCCGGTGTTGAACCGCCGGCAGATCGAGTCGACTGACTCGACCTCCTCGACCGGAACCGGTTCCCTGCCCGCGTCCCGGAAGGAGAACATCCCGCGCAGAGCGCCGCCCTCCCGGTTCAGCCGGTGCACTTCGTCCGCATAGGACCGGTAGACCTCGTCTCGCCGGGTCTTGCTGGCGTGCTGCAGCAGGAACACCGTCTCCGGGGTGAACAGGTGCAGCTCGCCCTCCCGACGGTAGGCGTACTCCCCGCCGGCCTCCAGCCCGCGGTGCACCCGCGCGGTGGGGTTGTCCGGGTAGGCGCGCCGGTGCCGGATCGCGACCTCCTCGGCGAGCACCTCGAGCCCGACCCCGCCGAGCTTCGAGCTGGTGCCGGTGAAGTACTCGTCCAGCAGGTCCTGGGACAGGCCGAAGGACTCGAACACCTGCGCCGCGGTGTAGGCGCCCACGGTGGAGATGCCCATCTTCGACATGATCTTGAGGACACCCTTGACCAGTGCCTGCACGTAGTTGCGGATGGCCTTCGCCGGCTCGGTACCGGTGATCGCACCCTGTACGATCAGGTCCTCGATGGTCTCGAAGGCCAGGTACGGGTTGACCGCGGCCGCGCCGTATCCCAGCAGCAGCGCGATATGGTGCACCTCGCGGGCGTCTCCGCTCTCCACCACCAGCGCGACCCGCAGCCGCTCCTTGGTGCGCACCAGGTGGTGGTGCACCGCGGACACCAGTAGCAGCGAGGGGATCGGCGCCATCCGGTGGTCGGAGTCGCGGTCGGAGAGCACCAGTGTGCGCGCCCCGGCCGCGATGGCCTCGGACGCCTCCCGCCGCACCCGCTCGATGGCCTCGGCCAACGCCC
Proteins encoded in this region:
- the gltB gene encoding glutamate synthase large subunit codes for the protein MIFSAIPDRNGLYDPRTEQDSCGVAMVADIRGRRSHRIVTDGLAALTNLDHRGAAGAEPTSGDGAGILLQLPDELLRAEVDFALPEPGRYAAGLVFLPTDAEHRHKAVEMVERIAEEENLDVLGWREVPTDVDAAGIGPTARSVLPHFAMVFLAGAADAAGNRAAGLDLDRRAFCLRKRAEHASRNRAQDETEGIYFPSLSARTIVYKGMLTPEQLPAFFTDLADERLASAIALVHSRFSTNTFPSWPLAHPFRFVAHNGEINTIRGNRNRMRSREALLDTGLIPGDLTRLYPVCAPDVSDSASFDEVLELLHLGGRSLPHSVLMMIPEAWENHATMDPARRAFYQFHAGLMEPWDGPACVTFSDGTLVGAVLDRNGLRPARWWRTADDRVVLASEAGVLDIPPARVVAKGRLKPGRMFLVDTDAGRIVDDDEIKSGLAAESPYAEWLHAGLLSLAELPDRDHVVQTHASVLRRQLAFGYTEEELKILLGPMASAGAEPIGSMGTDTPPAPLSVRSRLLYDYFKQNFAQVTNPPLDAIREELVTSMSRIMGPEQNLLGPGPASCRHIQLPYPVIDNDELAKLIHINDDGDLPGFSCTVLSGLYEVDGGARALAEAIERVRREASEAIAAGARTLVLSDRDSDHRMAPIPSLLLVSAVHHHLVRTKERLRVALVVESGDAREVHHIALLLGYGAAAVNPYLAFETIEDLIVQGAITGTEPAKAIRNYVQALVKGVLKIMSKMGISTVGAYTAAQVFESFGLSQDLLDEYFTGTSSKLGGVGLEVLAEEVAIRHRRAYPDNPTARVHRGLEAGGEYAYRREGELHLFTPETVFLLQHASKTRRDEVYRSYADEVHRLNREGGALRGMFSFRDAGREPVPVEEVESVDSICRRFNTGAMSYGSISMEAHQTLAIAMNQIGGRSNTGEGGEDAERLYDPERRSSIKQVASGRFGVTSEYLVHADDIQIKMAQGAKPGEGGQLPPNKVYPWIARTRHSTPGVGLISPPPHHDIYSIEDLAQLIHDLKNANERARISVKLVSSLGVGTVAAGVSKAHADAVLISGHDGGTGASPMNSLKHAGTPWEIGLAETQQTLLLNGLRDRIVVQVDGGMKTGRDVVVAALLGAEEYGFATAPLIVAGCVMMRVCHLDTCPVGVATQSPELRKRYTGQAEHVVNYFRFVAQEVREILAELGFRSLDEAIGRADALDTDEAVQHWKASGLDLEPVFTMPANTPYGGSRRRVREQDHGLEHALDRTLIQLAEAALEDAHRVNIELPVRNVNRTVGTLLGSEITRRYGSSGLPPDTIRVTLTGSAGQSLGAFLPAGITLDLVGDANDYVGKGLSGGRIIVQPAVDAAFAAERQVIAGNTIAYGATGGELFLRGQVGERFCVRNSGALAVAEGVGDHAFEYMTGGRAVVLGPTGRNLAAGMSGGVAYVLDLDRARVNDAMVELQDPDSADLAWLKDVVRRHHDATGSAVAASLLGDWPRRSASFTKVMPRDYQRALAAARAARAAGRDVDEAMMEAARG
- a CDS encoding glutamate synthase subunit beta, translated to MADPTGFLSYERQEPPKRPKDERVHDWQEVYADLGQDERNEQVRVQAARCMDCGVPFCHSGSAGCPLGNLIPEWNDLVRRGDWAAASERLHATNNFPEFTGKLCPAPCEAGCVLSISPLAGGPVAIKRVEATIADQSWEAGHVRPQSATVATGQRVAVVGSGPAGLAAAQQLTRAGHEVTVFERDDRLGGLLRYGIPEFKMEKKVLDRRLAQLRKEGTTFVTHCEVGVDLTVEELRERFDAVVLAVGALRGRDDTSTPGRELAGVHLAMEHLVPANKQCEGDGPTTIDAAGKHVVIIGGGDTGADCYGTATRQGALSVTQLDQYPLPPSTRDDERSPWPTWPYILRTYPVHEEKGERRFAVAVKRFVGDEHGRLRAIALQRVRVGRNRETGRREVVPVSDEVEEIPADLVLLAIGFEGVERMRLLDDLELPLSPRGTLSCGPDWQTSAPGVFVCGDAHRGASLIVWAIAEGRSVAHAVDSYLTGASELPAPVHPTALPLAAI
- a CDS encoding trypsin-like serine peptidase, whose amino-acid sequence is MKRYLSRPGALLAAAALALTASTVPAAADTTAVRHLAGPAQAVTDFWTPERMASAVPLDPPLATPRAAGAAGATVAAGAPTVVPPSVATFPTTGEPWAGGGAVAQTAGRVFFTMDGRAASCSGDAVTSGNRSVALTAGHCVKYQGTWHTDWIFVPGYDDGQAPFGEWVAKATLTTPQWEASEDINHDVGAAVVEPLDGRSLTDVVGGQGVAFNQQRDQDMYAFGYPAADPYDGSTLIHCSGSTFTDFLLSSDHGMSCDMTGGSSGGPWFLRFDEATGLGVQSSVNSFGYTFLPGYLFGPYFGAEAQELYERAAAM